From the genome of Streptomyces sp. S4.7:
GACAAGGTCGTCTGGCTGCCGCTGAACTCGACGGGCGGCGGTGTCCTCGCCGATACCGGCTCCCGCCCCGGCACGCTTGTCCGGATCGGCCCCGCCGAGGCACAGGCCCCGGCCGGAGCCCCGGAGTCCGACGCACCGGAGGTGCGCGCATGACCGCCCTGGCCCAACTCGGCGCGGCCCCCGCGCAGAGCGTCCTCGCCGCCGAGGACCTCTCGATGTTCGGCACCGACCCCTGGTGGCTGGTGGCCCTCAAGGCCGTCTTCTGCTTCGCGTTCCTGATGGTGACCGTGCTGGTCGCCATCGTCTGGGAACGCAAGGTCGTCGCCTGGATGCAGCTGCGCGTCGGGCCCAACCGGCACGGCCCCTGGGGCATGCTCCAGTCGCTCGCCGACGGCATCAAGCTGATGCTGAAGGAAGACGTCGTCGTCAAGCGGGCCGACAAGGTCGTCTACGTCCTGGCGCCGATCATCGCGGCGGTGCCCGCCTTCATGGCGATCGCCGTGATCCCCTTCGGTCCGGCGGGCAACGAGGTCTCGATCTTCGGCCACCGCACGACGATGCAGCTGACCGACCTGCCGATCGCGATGCTCTACATCCTCGCGGTCGCCTCGGTCGGCATCTACGGCATCGTCCTCGCCGGCTGGTCGTCCGGATCGACGTACCCGCTGCTCGGCGGTCTTCGCTCGTGCGCGCAGATGATCTCGTACGAGATCGCCATGGGCGCGGCCTTCGCCTCGGTGTTCCTCTACTCCGGGACGATGTCGACCTCGGCGATCGTCGAGGCGCAGGCCGACCGGTGGTACATCATCCTGCTGCCGGTCTCCTTCATCATCTACATCGTCACGATGGTCGGCGAGACCAACCGCGCGCCGTTCGACATGCCCGAGTCCGAGGGCGACCTGGTGGGCGGCTTCAACACCGAGTACTCGTCGATCAAGTTCGCGCTGTTCATGCTGGCCGAGTACGTCAACATGGTCACCGTCTCCGCCGTCTCCGCCACGCTCTTCCTGGGCGGCTGGCGGGCCCCGTACCCCATCTCCACGTTCTGGGAGGGTGCGAACCACGGCTGGTGGCCGATGCTCTGGTTCATCATCAAGGTCCAACTGCTGCTGTTCTTCTTCATCTGGCTGCGCGGCACGCTGCCGCGCGTGCGCTACGACCAGCTGATGAAGCTCGGCTGGAAGGTCCTGATCCCGGTCTCGGTCGTGTGGCTGATGCTGGTGGCGACGGTGCGTGCCCTGCGGAACGAGAACTACGACTTCCAGGACATCGTGCTCTACGTCGCCTCGGCCGTCATCGCGATCCTGCTGCTCTCCTTCGTCGCCGACATCTTCCGCGACAAGAAGGAGAAGGCCGCGGCCGCGGCCGAACCACCACCGCCCCCGTTCGATCCGATGGCCGGTGGATTCCCGGTGCCTCCGCTGCCGGGGCAGACCCTGCCGCCCGTACCGCGCCGACGCTCACGCGGTGAGCGCGAACTGGTTGTCAGTGGCGGAGTCAATACTGAGAGTGACGCGAGTGACGGAAAGGAGGCTGACGGTGCCTGACAACGCTTCCAAAGGTTCGAAGGGGGACGACCCCGGCGCGCGCCGGCTGAATCCGGTCGCCGGCTTCGGCGTGACCTTCAAGGCCATGTTCAAGAAGCGGCTGACCGAGCAGTATCCGGAGACGGAGAAGGTGACGGCGCCGCGCTTCCACGGCCGCCATCAGCTGAACCGTCATCCGGACGGCCTGGAGAAGTGCATCGGCTGCGAGCTGTGCGCCTGGGCCTGCCCGGCGGACGCGATCTATGTGGAAGGCGCGGACAACACCGAGGAGGAGCGCTACTCCCCGGGTGAGCGTTACGGCCGCGTCTACCAGATCAACTACGCCCGCTGCATTCTCTGCGGACTGTGCATCGAGGCGTGCCCCACCCGCGCGCTCACGATGACCAACGAGTTCGAGCTGGCCGACAGTTCGCGCGAGAGCCTCATCTACACCAAGGAGCAGCTCCTCGCCGGCCTGGAGGAGGGCATGGTCGAATCACCGCATTCGATCTTCCCCGGCACGGACGAACAGGACTACTACCGGGGCCTGGTGACCGAGGCCGCTCCCGGCACGGTCAAGCAGGTCGCCTTCACCAAGGGCGAGCGCCCGCAGGAAGGCGCCTCCGACTTCGGCGAGGACGAACCGGCTTCGAAGAAGGTGATCGGCGGATGAACACGCTCGCCGCTTCCCTCACCTCGACCGGCGAAGCCGTCCAGTTCTGGATCCTCGGCACCGTCGCCGTGATCGGCGCGCTCTGCACCATCCTGATGAGGCGGGCCGTGCACAGCGCGCTCTGTCTCGCCGGGACCATGATCATCCTGGCGGTCTTCTACCTGGCCAACGGGGCGTACTTCCTCGGCATCGTCCAGATCGTCGTCTACACCGGCGCGATCATGATGCTGTTCCTCTTCGTGGTCATGCTCGTCGGTGTCACCGCCGCCGACTCCCTCACGGAGACGATCAAGGGCCAGCGCTGGTGGGCCGCCCTCTGCGGGCTCGGCTTCGGCGTCCTGCTGGTCGCCGGCATCGGCAACGCGTCGCTGACGGCCTCCAAAGGACTCGGCGTCGCCAACGCCGGGGGCAACGTCGAGGGCCTCGCCGCCCTGATCTTCACCAAGTACGTGTTCGCCTTCGAGATCACCGGTGCCCTGCTGATCACGGCGTCCGTCGGCGCGATGGTGCTCACGCACCGCGAGCGCACCGAACGGGCCCTGACCCAGCGTGAGATGTCCGAGCAGCGGATCCGGAGCAATCACCTGCCGCCGCTGCCCGCACCGGGCGTCTACGCCAGGCACAACGCGGTGGACATCGCCGGACTGCTGCCCGACGGCAGCACGTCCGAGCTGACGGTCAGCAAGACGCTCAAGGACCGCGGCCAGATCCGGGACGTGTCCGGTGAGGCCATCGCCGATCTCAGGGCGCTGGAACAGCGTTCGACGGAGCGCCTCGGCCGCGAGGAGCTGCGGGACCGCGAGGACCGCGAGGAGGGCGTCACCAAATGAATACGGTCAACTACCTCTATCTCGCCGCCCTGCTGTTCACCATCGGTGCGGTCGGAGTGCTGATCCGGCGCAATGCGATCGTCGTCTTCATGTGCGTCGAGCTGATGCTCAACGCCTGCAACCTCGCATTCGTCGCCTTCTCCCGGATGCACGGCAATCTGGACGGCCAGATCATCGCCTTCTTCACGATGGTCGTCGCCGCCGCGGAAGTCGTCGTCGGGCTCGCGATCATCGTGTCGCTGTTCCGTTCGCGCCACTCGGCCTCGGTCGACGACGCCAGCCTGATGAAGCTCTGAGGGGTCGCTGAATCGTGGAGAATCTGATTGCGCTGCTCATCGCGGCGCCTCTGCTCGGAGCAGGTCTTCTGCTGTGCGGCGGGCGACGGCTCGACCGGGTGGGACATGTCCTCGGCACGCTGCTGTCGGCCGCCTCCTTCGTGATCGCCGTGGTGCTCTTCGCCGACATGCTGGGCAGGAGCGGCGAGGAACGCGCCCTGCACCAGCACCTGTTCAGCTGGGTGCCCGTCGAGAGCTTCCAGGCGGACATCGCGTTCCAGCTCGACCAGTTGTCGATGACGTTCGTCCTGCTGATCACCGGCGTCGGCACCCTGATCCACATCTACTCCATCGGGTACATGGAGCACGACGAGCGGCGCCGCCGCTTCTTCGGCTATCTGAACCTGTTCCTCGCCGCGATGCTGCTGCTCGTCCTCGCGGACAACTACCTCCTGCTGTACTTCGGCTGGGAGGGCGTCGGTCTCGCGTCGTACCTGCTCATCGGTTTCTGGCAGCACAAGCCCAGCGCGGCGACGGCGGCCAAGAAGGCGTTCCTCGTCAACCGCGTCGGCGACATGGGCCTGTCGATCGCGATCATGCTGATGTTCACCACCTTCGGCACGTTCGCCTTCGGACCGGTCCTGGAGTCCACCGGTGAGGCGAGCGGCGGCACGCTGACGGGTATCGGCCTGATGCTTCTGCTGGCCGCCTGCGGCAAGTCGGCGCAGGTGCCGCTCCAGTCCTGGCTCGGCGACGCGATGGAGGGCCCGACCCCGGTCTCGGCCCTCATCCACGCGGCGACGATGGTGACCGCGGGCGTGTACCTGATCACCCGGTCCGGCGCGATCTTCAACGCCTCGCCGGACGCCCAGCTGGTGGTCGTGATCGTCGGAGCGGTCACGCTCCTGTTCGGTGCGATCGTCGGTTGCGCGAAGGACGACATCAAGAAGGCCCTCGCGGGCTCGACGATGTCCCAGATCGGCTACATGATCCTGGCCGCGGGCCTCGGCCCCATCGGCTACGTCTTCGCGATCATGCACCTGGTGACGCACGGCTTCTTCAAGGCGGGGCTGTTCCTCGGCGCCGGCTCGGTCATGCACGGCATGAACGACGAAGTGGACATGCGGAAGTACGGGGGCCTGCGCAAGTACATGCCGGTCACCTTCGTCACCTTCGGTCTCGGCTATCTCGCGATCATCGGCTTCCCCGGTCTCTCCGGCTTCTGGTCGAAGGACAAGATCATCGAGGCGGCGTTCGCCAAGGGAGGCACCGAGGGCTGGATCCTCGGCGCCGTCACCCTGCTGGGCGCGGCCCTCACGGCGTACTACATGACGCGCGTGATGCTGATGACCTTCTTCGGCGAGAAGCGCTGGCAGCCCGACGCGGAGGGCAACGAGCCGCACCCGCACGAGTCGCCCAAGTCGATGACGATCCCGATGATCGTCCTCGCCTTCGGCTCGGTCTTCGCGGGCGGTCTCTTCTCGCTCAACGAGTCGTTCGTGAAGTGGCTGGAGCCGGTCACCCAGTTCGAGCACGGCCACCCGCCGATCAGTGCGGCGGCCGTCACCGCCTCCACGGTCGTGGTGCTGCTCATCGGTGTCGGCGTCGCGTATCTCCAGTACGGCCGCAAGCCGGTGCCCGTCACCGCGCCGCGCGGCTCGCTGCTCACCCGCGCCGCCCGCCGCGATCTCCTCCAGGACGACTTCAACCACGTGGTCCTGGTACGCGGCGGCGAGCACCTCACCCGCTCGCTCGTGTACGTCGACCACACCCTGGTCGACGGTGTCGTCAACGGCACGGCGGCGTCGTTCGGCGGGCTCTCCGGCCGGCTGCGCAAGCTGCAGAACGGCTACGCCCGCTCCTACGCGGTCTCGATGTTCGGAGGTACGGCAGTGCTCATCGCCGCGACCCTGTTGATGAGGGCGGTGTAATCAGATGTCGTTCCCCCTTCTGACGGCGACGGCGGCCGTCCCGGCGATCGGCGCGATCGTCACGGCGGCCGTCCCGGCCGCAAGGCGCACCGCGGCCAAGTGGGTCGCGCTGACCTTCTCGCTCGCCACGCTCGTGCTGGCGGTGATCGCGCTGGTCCGTTTCGAGCCCGGCGGCGACCGCTACCAGCTCACCGAGTCCCATGCCTGGATCGCCGACTTCGGGGTCAGGTACGAACTGGGCGTCGACGGCATCGGTGTGTCGCTCCTGGCGCTCACCGCCCTGCTGATCCCCTTCGTCATCCTCGCGGGCTGGCACGACGCGGACCCGCCGGTGTCCGACGGCGGCTCCGCCGGGGGCAAGAACTCCCGCTGGCGGCCGACGCAGGGCTTCTTCGCCCTGATCCTGATGGTCGAGGCGATGGTGATCCTCTCCTTCGAGGCCACCGACGTCTTCCTCTTCTACATCCTGTTCGAAGCCATGCTCATCCCGGTGTACTTCCTCATCGGCGGCTTCGGGGACCGGGCCCACGCGGGCGGCGACGAGGCCGGAGCCACCCAGCGGTCGTACGCGGCCGTGAAGTTCCTCCTCTACAACCTGGCCGGCGGCCTGATCATGCTCGCCGCCGTCATCGGTCTGTTCGTCTCGGCGGGGACCTTCTCGCTGACGGAGATCGCCGAGGCCAGGGCCAACGGCACGCTGGACATGTCGACGGGCATGGAGAGGTGGCTCTTCCTGGGCTTCTTCTTCGCCTTCGCCGTCAAGGCGCCGCTGTGGCCGGTGCACACCTGGCTGCCGAACGCCATGGGCGAGGCCACCGCGCCCGTCGCCGTCCTGATCACCGCGGTGGTCGACAAGGTCGGCACGTTCGCGATGCTGCGCTTCTGCCTCCAGCTCTTCCCGGAGGCGTCCAAGTGGGCGACCCCCGTGGTGCTGGTGCTGGCGCTGATCAGCATCGTGTACGGGGCGCTGCTCGCGGTCGGCCAGCGCGACATCAAGCGTCTGATCGCGTACGCCTCGATCTCCCACTTCGGCTTCATCATCATGGGCATCTTCGCGATGACCAGTCAGGGCCAGTCGGGCGCGACGCTCTACATGATCAACCACGGCATCTCGACGGCGGCGCTGCTGCTGGTCGCGGGCTTCCTGATCTCGCGGCGCGGTTCGCGGCTCATCTCGGACTACGGCGGGGTGCAGAAGGTCGCGCCGGTACTGGCCGGCACGTTCCTGATCGGTGGTCTCGCGACGCTCTCGCTGCCGGGACTCGCCCCGTTCGTGAGTGAATTCCTGGTCCTGGTCGGCACGTTCAGCGTGTATCCGGTGATCGGCATCATCGCGACCGTCGGCATCGTGCTCGCCGCGCTCTACGTCCTGGTCCTCTACCAGCGCACGATGACGGGCCCGGTGAACGAGTCGGTCCGCCACATGCCGGACCTGAAACTCCGGGAGCTGGCGGTCGTCACCCCGCTGATCGCGCTCCTCCTCTTCCTGGGCGTCTACCCGAAGCCACTGACCGACATCGTGAATCCGGCGGTGGAGCACACCATGAGTGACGTACAGAAGACCGACCCCAAGCCCGAGGTGGAGGCAGCCCCGTGAGTGCGACAGCTGTCCACAGCCTGTGGACAACGACGGCGGCCCAGGGGATCGACAAGATCCAGGCCCCCAAGATCGAATACGCACAACTGGCCCCCGTGCTGATCGTGCTGGGCGCCGCCGTCGTGGGCATCCTCCTTGAGGCCTTCGTCCCGAGGAAGGGGCGGTACTACGCCCAGCTCTTCCTCTCGGTCGTCGCCCTGGCCGCCGCGTTCGCCGCGGTGGTCGCCCTCGCGGCGGGCGGATACGGCAGCACCAAGGCGCATCTCGCCGCCATGGGCGCGATCGCCGTGGACGGCCCCGCGCTGTTCCTCCAGGGCGTCATCCTGCTCACGGCGGTCGTCGCCGTGTTCACCTTCGCCGAGCGCAGGCTCGATCCGGCGAGCCACGGCAACCGGATCGACTCGTTCGCCGCCCAGGGCGCCTCGGTGCCCGGCAGCGCGAGCGAGAAGGAGGCCGTCAAGGCCGGGTTCACCACCACCGAGGTCTTCCCGATCGCGCTGTTCGCGGTGGCCGGCATGCTGGTCTTCCCTGCGGCCAACGACCTGCTGACGCTCTTCATCGCGCTGGAGGTCTTCTCCCTCCCGCTCTACCTCCTGTGCGCGCTGGCCCGCCGCAAGCGGCTGATGTCGCAGGAGGCCGCGGTGAAGTACTTCCTGCTCGGCGCCTTCTCCTCCGCGTTCCTGCTCTTCGGTGTCGCCCTCCTCTACGGCTACGCGGGCTCGGTGTCGTACGCGCGCATCGCCGCCGTCGTTGACGGCTCGGTCGGCACCGTCGACCCGGTCCTCGCGGAGACCATGGGCAACGACGCGCTGCTGCTCATCGGCGGCGCGATGATCCTGATGGGCCTGCTCTTCAAGGTCGGCGCGGTGCCGTTCCACATGTGGACCCCGGACGTCTACCAGGGCGCGCCCACACCGATCACCGGTTTCATGGCCGCCGCGACGAAGGTGGCCGCGTTCGGCGCGCTGCTGCGGCTGCTCTACGTGGTGCTGCCCGGCCTGCGCTGGGACTATCGGCCGGTCATGTTCGGCGTCGCGATCCTCACCATGCTGTTCGGTGCGATCGTCGCCATCACCCAGACCGACATCAAGCGCCTCCTGGCGTACTCGTCGATCGCGCACGCCGGCTTCATCCTGGCCGGTGTCATCGCCATGACGGACCAGGGCATCTCCTCCGTCCTCTTCTATCTGGCGGCGTACTCCTTCGTCACGGTCGGCGCGTTCGCCGTCGTGACGCTGGTGCGCGACGCGGGCGGCGAGGCCACGCACCTGTCCAAGTGGGCGGGGCTGGGACGGCGTTCGCCACTGGTGGCCGCGGTCTTCGCGGTCTTCCTGCTGGCCTTCGCCGGCATCCCGCTGACCTCGGGATTCTCCGGGAAGTTCGCCGTCTTCAAGGCGGCGGCCGACGGGGGCGCCGGTGCGCTGGTCGTGGTGGGTGTGATTTCATCCGCGATCGCCGCGTTCTTCTACATCCGGGTCATCGTGCTCATGTTCTTCAGCGAGCCGAAGGCGGACGGCCCCACGGTCGCCGTGCCCTCGCCGCTGACGATGACCACGATCGGGGTGGGCGTCGCCGTCACGGTGGTGCTGGGCGTCGCGCCGCAGTACTTCCTGGATCTGGCGAGCCAGGCGGGCGTCTTCGTGCGGTAGCCCGTAGGACCTTTCGGTCAGGCGTACGCGCCGCGGGGCCCCACCGGTGTCGGTGGGGCCCCGCGACGTTCACAGGCTTGCGGTGCGCGGGCTTCGGTTCACCGGCTTCAGGGGTCCGGGGGGCGGGGCTTCGGGGAGGCGCAGCGCGCCGTCCACGCAGCCCGCCATCCAGGCGGCGTTCGTCTCCACGCCGTCGGTCTCCGCGTGCTCCCCGCACTCGGACTCGGCGGCCCCGCCGTCGGACGCGTCGGCGCCGCCCAGATGGCCGGCCGGGCCCTCGTCCCGGCCGAAGACACAGCCCTCCGAGTAGCCGGGCGCCGACTCATCGCTACAGGCTCTCAGGCCCAGGGCCGACAGCAGTACCAGCAGCAGCACGGACAGCGGCACCAGAGGCCGTACGGGGAGGTTGGCACGCCACCGGGAGGCGCTCACCCGGCGGTGATCCGGCCCGTCACCTCGCCGAGGCCCACACGCGTGCCGTCCGGGCCCGGGGCCCAGGCGGTCATCGTGACCTCGTCGCCGTCCTCCAGGAACGTCCGCTTGCCCTGGTCGAGTTCGAGGGGCTCCGTGCCGTTCCAGGTCAGCTCGATCAGGGAGCCGCGCTGATCACGCTCGGGGCCGCTGACCGTGCCGGAGCCGTACAGATCGCCCGTACGGAGCGAGGCGCCGTTCACCGTCATATGGGCGAGCTGCTGCGCCGCCGTCCAGTACATCCCCGCGAAGGGCGGTTCGGAGAGCACCTGGCCGTTGAGCGTGACCGTGATCCGCAGGTCGAAGCCGCCGGGCACCTCCTCGTCCGCGTCGTCCAGGTACGGCAGCAGCGGGTGAGTACGGGGCGGGGGAGAGACCCGCGCCGCGTCCAGGGCCTCCAGAGGCGTCACCCAGGCCGACACGGACGTGGCGAAGGACTTGCCGAGGAACGGGCCAAGCGGCACGTTCTCCCAGCCCTGGATGTCGCGCGCCGACCAGTCGTTGAGCAGACAGAGCCCGAAGACGTGGTC
Proteins encoded in this window:
- a CDS encoding NADH-quinone oxidoreductase subunit J, with translation MNTLAASLTSTGEAVQFWILGTVAVIGALCTILMRRAVHSALCLAGTMIILAVFYLANGAYFLGIVQIVVYTGAIMMLFLFVVMLVGVTAADSLTETIKGQRWWAALCGLGFGVLLVAGIGNASLTASKGLGVANAGGNVEGLAALIFTKYVFAFEITGALLITASVGAMVLTHRERTERALTQREMSEQRIRSNHLPPLPAPGVYARHNAVDIAGLLPDGSTSELTVSKTLKDRGQIRDVSGEAIADLRALEQRSTERLGREELRDREDREEGVTK
- the nuoH gene encoding NADH-quinone oxidoreductase subunit NuoH, with the translated sequence MTALAQLGAAPAQSVLAAEDLSMFGTDPWWLVALKAVFCFAFLMVTVLVAIVWERKVVAWMQLRVGPNRHGPWGMLQSLADGIKLMLKEDVVVKRADKVVYVLAPIIAAVPAFMAIAVIPFGPAGNEVSIFGHRTTMQLTDLPIAMLYILAVASVGIYGIVLAGWSSGSTYPLLGGLRSCAQMISYEIAMGAAFASVFLYSGTMSTSAIVEAQADRWYIILLPVSFIIYIVTMVGETNRAPFDMPESEGDLVGGFNTEYSSIKFALFMLAEYVNMVTVSAVSATLFLGGWRAPYPISTFWEGANHGWWPMLWFIIKVQLLLFFFIWLRGTLPRVRYDQLMKLGWKVLIPVSVVWLMLVATVRALRNENYDFQDIVLYVASAVIAILLLSFVADIFRDKKEKAAAAAEPPPPPFDPMAGGFPVPPLPGQTLPPVPRRRSRGERELVVSGGVNTESDASDGKEADGA
- the nuoK gene encoding NADH-quinone oxidoreductase subunit NuoK, which gives rise to MNTVNYLYLAALLFTIGAVGVLIRRNAIVVFMCVELMLNACNLAFVAFSRMHGNLDGQIIAFFTMVVAAAEVVVGLAIIVSLFRSRHSASVDDASLMKL
- the nuoN gene encoding NADH-quinone oxidoreductase subunit NuoN, which translates into the protein MSATAVHSLWTTTAAQGIDKIQAPKIEYAQLAPVLIVLGAAVVGILLEAFVPRKGRYYAQLFLSVVALAAAFAAVVALAAGGYGSTKAHLAAMGAIAVDGPALFLQGVILLTAVVAVFTFAERRLDPASHGNRIDSFAAQGASVPGSASEKEAVKAGFTTTEVFPIALFAVAGMLVFPAANDLLTLFIALEVFSLPLYLLCALARRKRLMSQEAAVKYFLLGAFSSAFLLFGVALLYGYAGSVSYARIAAVVDGSVGTVDPVLAETMGNDALLLIGGAMILMGLLFKVGAVPFHMWTPDVYQGAPTPITGFMAAATKVAAFGALLRLLYVVLPGLRWDYRPVMFGVAILTMLFGAIVAITQTDIKRLLAYSSIAHAGFILAGVIAMTDQGISSVLFYLAAYSFVTVGAFAVVTLVRDAGGEATHLSKWAGLGRRSPLVAAVFAVFLLAFAGIPLTSGFSGKFAVFKAAADGGAGALVVVGVISSAIAAFFYIRVIVLMFFSEPKADGPTVAVPSPLTMTTIGVGVAVTVVLGVAPQYFLDLASQAGVFVR
- the nuoL gene encoding NADH-quinone oxidoreductase subunit L, with the protein product MENLIALLIAAPLLGAGLLLCGGRRLDRVGHVLGTLLSAASFVIAVVLFADMLGRSGEERALHQHLFSWVPVESFQADIAFQLDQLSMTFVLLITGVGTLIHIYSIGYMEHDERRRRFFGYLNLFLAAMLLLVLADNYLLLYFGWEGVGLASYLLIGFWQHKPSAATAAKKAFLVNRVGDMGLSIAIMLMFTTFGTFAFGPVLESTGEASGGTLTGIGLMLLLAACGKSAQVPLQSWLGDAMEGPTPVSALIHAATMVTAGVYLITRSGAIFNASPDAQLVVVIVGAVTLLFGAIVGCAKDDIKKALAGSTMSQIGYMILAAGLGPIGYVFAIMHLVTHGFFKAGLFLGAGSVMHGMNDEVDMRKYGGLRKYMPVTFVTFGLGYLAIIGFPGLSGFWSKDKIIEAAFAKGGTEGWILGAVTLLGAALTAYYMTRVMLMTFFGEKRWQPDAEGNEPHPHESPKSMTIPMIVLAFGSVFAGGLFSLNESFVKWLEPVTQFEHGHPPISAAAVTASTVVVLLIGVGVAYLQYGRKPVPVTAPRGSLLTRAARRDLLQDDFNHVVLVRGGEHLTRSLVYVDHTLVDGVVNGTAASFGGLSGRLRKLQNGYARSYAVSMFGGTAVLIAATLLMRAV
- the nuoI gene encoding NADH-quinone oxidoreductase subunit NuoI → MPDNASKGSKGDDPGARRLNPVAGFGVTFKAMFKKRLTEQYPETEKVTAPRFHGRHQLNRHPDGLEKCIGCELCAWACPADAIYVEGADNTEEERYSPGERYGRVYQINYARCILCGLCIEACPTRALTMTNEFELADSSRESLIYTKEQLLAGLEEGMVESPHSIFPGTDEQDYYRGLVTEAAPGTVKQVAFTKGERPQEGASDFGEDEPASKKVIGG
- a CDS encoding NADH-quinone oxidoreductase subunit M; the protein is MSFPLLTATAAVPAIGAIVTAAVPAARRTAAKWVALTFSLATLVLAVIALVRFEPGGDRYQLTESHAWIADFGVRYELGVDGIGVSLLALTALLIPFVILAGWHDADPPVSDGGSAGGKNSRWRPTQGFFALILMVEAMVILSFEATDVFLFYILFEAMLIPVYFLIGGFGDRAHAGGDEAGATQRSYAAVKFLLYNLAGGLIMLAAVIGLFVSAGTFSLTEIAEARANGTLDMSTGMERWLFLGFFFAFAVKAPLWPVHTWLPNAMGEATAPVAVLITAVVDKVGTFAMLRFCLQLFPEASKWATPVVLVLALISIVYGALLAVGQRDIKRLIAYASISHFGFIIMGIFAMTSQGQSGATLYMINHGISTAALLLVAGFLISRRGSRLISDYGGVQKVAPVLAGTFLIGGLATLSLPGLAPFVSEFLVLVGTFSVYPVIGIIATVGIVLAALYVLVLYQRTMTGPVNESVRHMPDLKLRELAVVTPLIALLLFLGVYPKPLTDIVNPAVEHTMSDVQKTDPKPEVEAAP